One Planctomycetota bacterium genomic region harbors:
- a CDS encoding sensor histidine kinase codes for MKRLRWIVVSLMPKRIWQQIGLAFAVLLAASLLALGILLIKTSRNAVTASVLRDYEELTHRVVGEINNHINMPQELLANTACMMGAVTMEDKDTQQMLIYQLVTEHMDLFERIALVDKDGEELVNSDLEPKANNNPAADIFRDVIRRKKAVISKVYFSREHLPYLTIAVPVKKLNELSGGLIAEVKLSSIWNVVKDVSLTGGEAFLVDEAGYVLLHNEEKKVYRGENLKGLKTVRAVLEGNSGSVEEADLGKETRWLSAYAPIKLFGWGLIIRQPVEEAYAFSFRMQEKAVVIVALAIGLAILLSLLIANWIVHPLKRLTDATEKVAAGDLEQRIKASRTDEVGKLMWSFDNMIGRLKMAKQMEKLSNIGMTTSKIAHELRNPLVAIKTFMQLLPKRHNDERFISQFNDTVPQELSRLEKMVAMLNDFSSVKQLYLKECDIVPIINNIMELYNEQASSQNIKAVMQVTPENINLKVDPDKLKQVLINLVQNSFEAMPKGGALRIKAGITTNGKLLGANEHEKIVEISISDTGHGMNIAELAYVFEPFYTSKRGGMGLGLPISKEIIEQHKGNLEVMSEKDKGTTFTIKLPIRDV; via the coding sequence ATGAAACGTTTGCGATGGATTGTCGTATCGTTGATGCCCAAGCGTATCTGGCAGCAGATTGGTTTGGCATTTGCCGTCTTATTAGCCGCATCACTCTTAGCCCTGGGTATTTTATTGATTAAAACGAGTAGAAACGCCGTGACAGCTTCAGTCTTAAGAGATTATGAAGAATTAACCCATCGGGTAGTGGGGGAGATAAACAACCATATTAATATGCCGCAAGAGCTTTTGGCCAATACTGCCTGCATGATGGGCGCCGTTACGATGGAGGATAAAGATACCCAGCAAATGTTGATTTACCAGTTGGTTACTGAACACATGGATTTATTTGAAAGGATTGCGTTGGTTGACAAGGACGGAGAGGAGTTAGTGAATTCGGATTTAGAGCCTAAAGCCAATAATAATCCGGCAGCCGACATATTCCGGGATGTTATCCGCCGGAAGAAGGCGGTTATTTCAAAAGTGTATTTTTCCAGGGAGCATCTCCCTTACCTGACCATTGCCGTACCGGTTAAAAAGCTGAATGAACTGTCCGGCGGCTTGATTGCAGAGGTTAAGTTAAGCAGTATCTGGAATGTGGTAAAAGACGTAAGTTTGACCGGGGGGGAGGCGTTTCTGGTGGATGAAGCCGGATATGTGCTGCTCCATAATGAAGAAAAGAAGGTTTATCGCGGTGAGAACCTAAAGGGATTGAAAACGGTTCGAGCCGTTCTTGAAGGCAATAGCGGAAGCGTTGAAGAGGCGGATTTGGGTAAAGAAACGCGCTGGTTAAGCGCTTATGCACCGATTAAACTTTTTGGCTGGGGATTAATTATCAGGCAGCCGGTTGAGGAGGCTTATGCCTTCTCTTTCCGGATGCAAGAGAAAGCTGTGGTTATCGTTGCACTGGCAATCGGGCTGGCTATTTTATTGAGTTTGTTGATTGCCAACTGGATTGTCCATCCGTTAAAAAGATTAACCGATGCGACGGAGAAAGTAGCTGCCGGCGACCTGGAACAACGGATAAAAGCTAGCCGGACTGATGAAGTGGGAAAACTGATGTGGTCTTTTGACAATATGATAGGCCGATTGAAAATGGCGAAACAGATGGAGAAACTTTCCAATATCGGAATGACCACGTCAAAGATTGCCCATGAATTACGTAACCCCCTGGTAGCAATCAAGACGTTCATGCAGTTACTGCCTAAGCGGCATAATGACGAAAGGTTTATCAGCCAGTTTAACGATACGGTGCCCCAGGAGCTTTCCCGGCTGGAGAAAATGGTTGCAATGCTTAATGATTTCTCATCCGTAAAACAGCTTTACCTTAAGGAATGCGACATAGTTCCCATTATCAATAATATTATGGAATTATATAATGAACAGGCGTCCAGCCAGAATATTAAGGCCGTGATGCAGGTAACGCCGGAGAATATTAATCTCAAGGTTGACCCCGATAAGCTTAAGCAGGTGTTAATCAATCTCGTCCAGAATTCATTTGAAGCCATGCCGAAAGGCGGAGCATTGAGGATTAAGGCAGGCATCACGACAAACGGAAAACTTTTAGGCGCTAATGAACACGAGAAAATAGTGGAAATAAGCATCAGCGATACCGGACACGGCATGAATATAGCCGAATTAGCATATGTTTTTGAGCCATTTTATACTTCAAAGCGCGGCGGGATGGGATTGGGTTTGCCCATCAGCAAGGAAATTA
- a CDS encoding SPASM domain-containing protein, whose amino-acid sequence MYKLSQHTLFYDNYPKADESLVFNTRTQSVIQLDPDARKFINRMAATLTNDPQLSATEREYLAVLKENGIIIDHSVDEGKVLEHWFNQIKYQSKVLHATILTTYQCNFGCVYCFEERVKEPKSLDNATSVNIIEWLKMKAEENRPRLLRVLFYGGEPLMNPKPIMEIAGALYLWAKEKGMKFSFGIVTNGSLLKPGLIGQMVKIGLSAVRVTVDGSRAEHDKRRPFLDGRGSFDNIIANIKGIIDMVKVELSGNFDSDNIDSFRGLLDYLEEEKLSGKISKVLFSPIVARLGEKGNGKDPLPVEMVGCHSLSEGLGEEALKLRREVIQRGYRVERAVAVTSCPMNQDDSMIVIDPYGDIYKCTAFVGRQEFSVGNVRSANFNYRQVEFMTTNLWKECKDCAYVPMCGGGCRYMAQLKHGDCSKISCDKNYYEKIFPQLLKMDYERGALG is encoded by the coding sequence ATGTATAAACTATCACAGCATACGTTGTTTTATGATAACTATCCTAAAGCGGATGAATCGCTCGTATTCAATACCCGGACGCAATCCGTGATTCAGCTCGACCCGGATGCCAGGAAATTCATAAACAGGATGGCTGCGACGCTGACGAATGACCCGCAGCTTTCCGCTACAGAGAGGGAATATCTTGCCGTTCTTAAGGAAAACGGCATTATCATTGACCACAGTGTGGATGAGGGCAAGGTGCTGGAGCATTGGTTCAACCAGATAAAATACCAGAGCAAGGTGCTTCATGCCACAATACTCACGACTTACCAATGCAATTTTGGATGTGTATATTGTTTTGAGGAAAGGGTGAAGGAGCCGAAATCGCTGGATAACGCGACGTCAGTTAATATCATCGAATGGTTAAAGATGAAGGCAGAGGAAAACCGTCCGAGGCTGTTGCGGGTTTTATTCTACGGCGGCGAGCCGTTGATGAATCCAAAGCCGATAATGGAGATTGCCGGCGCGCTTTACTTGTGGGCAAAGGAAAAAGGCATGAAATTCAGCTTTGGCATCGTGACTAACGGTTCATTACTGAAGCCGGGTTTAATCGGGCAAATGGTAAAAATAGGGTTAAGCGCGGTCAGGGTAACCGTTGACGGCAGCCGTGCCGAGCATGATAAACGCAGGCCGTTTTTAGACGGGCGGGGCTCCTTTGACAATATCATTGCCAACATCAAAGGGATTATTGACATGGTCAAAGTGGAGTTGAGCGGAAACTTTGACAGCGATAATATCGATAGTTTCAGAGGGCTGTTGGATTACCTGGAGGAAGAAAAATTATCAGGGAAGATTAGTAAGGTCCTATTTTCCCCGATAGTGGCGAGGTTGGGGGAGAAAGGCAATGGGAAGGATCCGTTGCCGGTAGAAATGGTCGGGTGCCACTCCCTTTCCGAAGGGTTGGGCGAGGAAGCCCTGAAACTCCGCCGCGAGGTTATCCAACGCGGTTACCGGGTTGAACGGGCAGTGGCAGTAACCTCGTGCCCTATGAACCAGGATGATTCTATGATAGTGATAGACCCTTATGGCGATATTTATAAATGCACGGCTTTTGTGGGCAGGCAGGAATTTTCGGTCGGCAACGTCCGTTCGGCAAATTTTAATTACCGGCAGGTGGAGTTCATGACGACCAATCTATGGAAGGAATGCAAGGATTGCGCGTATGTCCCGATGTGCGGGGGCGGATGCCGTTACATGGCGCAGTTAAAACACGGCGATTGCTCCAAAATCTCCTGCGATAAGAATTATTATGAAAAGATATTCCCGCAGCTCTTGAAAATGGATTACGAAAGAGGAGCGCTGGGATAA